The Phragmites australis chromosome 15, lpPhrAust1.1, whole genome shotgun sequence genome window below encodes:
- the LOC133891925 gene encoding probable E3 ubiquitin-protein ligase BAH1-like 1 isoform X2, with product MKFAKTYETYMRGMEAELPGVGLKRFKKMLKKCRSELRLHEEAGSSADGQCPGHCSVCDGSFFPSLLNEMSAIVGCFNEKAKKLLELHLASGFKKYTMWFTNKGDRGHGTLIQQGKDLVTYAIINAVAMRKILKKYDKIHYSKQGQEFKAQAQSLHIEILQSPWLCELMAFYMNLRRSKKNKAAMELFGDCSLIFDDDRPTLSCTLFDSMRVDISLTCSICLDTVFDPVSLSCGHIFCYLCCCSAASVTVVDGLKSADHKSKCPLCRQEGVFRDAVHLDELNMMLSHRVLGGKNAIGAS from the exons ATGAAGTTTGCCAAGACGTACGAAACATACATGAGGGGGATGGAGGCGGAGCTCCCCGGCGTGGGGCTGAAGCGGTTCAAGAAGATGCTCAAGAAATGCCGCTCCGAGCTCCGTTTGCACGAGGAAGCCGGCTCCTCCGCCGACGGCCAGTGCCCCGGGCATTGCTCTG TATGTGATGGGAGTTTCTTTCCAAGTCTTCTGAATGAGATGTCAGCTATTGTCGGTTGCTTCAACGAAAAAGCCAAGAAGCTGCTTGAATTGCACTTGGCGTCAGGCTTCAAGAAATACACCATGTGGTTCACCAACAAGGGTGACAGGGGCCATGGAACATTGATACAGCAAGGCAAAGACTTGGTTACATATGCAATTATAAATGCCGTGGCCATGAGGAAGATTTTAAAGAAGTATGACAAG ATACATTACTCAAAGCAAGGGCAAGAATTCAAAGCTCAAGCCCAGAGCCTGCACATTGAGATACTTCAATCCCCATGGCTCTGTGAGCTGATGGCATTCTACATGAACTTGAGAAGGAGCAAGAAGAACAAGGCTGCAATGGAGCTCTTTGGCGATTGTTCCCTCATATTTGATGATGACAGGCCAACGCTCTCATGCACCCTCTTTGATTCTATGCGTGTTGACATTAGCTTGACATGTTCTATTTGCTTG GACACGGTGTTTGATCCCGTCTCTCTTTCATGTGGCCAcatattttgctacttgtgCTGCTGTTCTGCTGCATCTGTGACGGTTGTTGATGGGCTAAAGTCTGCAGATCACAAATCAAAATGTCCCCTATGCCGACAG GAAGGGGTCTTTCGTGATGCTGTGCACCTGGATGAGCTCAACATGATGCTGAGTCATAG AGTACTGGGAGGAAAGAATGCAATCGGAGCGAGTTGA
- the LOC133891925 gene encoding probable E3 ubiquitin-protein ligase BAH1-like 1 isoform X1, with product MKFAKTYETYMRGMEAELPGVGLKRFKKMLKKCRSELRLHEEAGSSADGQCPGHCSVCDGSFFPSLLNEMSAIVGCFNEKAKKLLELHLASGFKKYTMWFTNKGDRGHGTLIQQGKDLVTYAIINAVAMRKILKKYDKIHYSKQGQEFKAQAQSLHIEILQSPWLCELMAFYMNLRRSKKNKAAMELFGDCSLIFDDDRPTLSCTLFDSMRVDISLTCSICLDTVFDPVSLSCGHIFCYLCCCSAASVTVVDGLKSADHKSKCPLCRQEGVFRDAVHLDELNMMLSHSCPEYWEERMQSERVERVRLAKEHWESQCRAFLGI from the exons ATGAAGTTTGCCAAGACGTACGAAACATACATGAGGGGGATGGAGGCGGAGCTCCCCGGCGTGGGGCTGAAGCGGTTCAAGAAGATGCTCAAGAAATGCCGCTCCGAGCTCCGTTTGCACGAGGAAGCCGGCTCCTCCGCCGACGGCCAGTGCCCCGGGCATTGCTCTG TATGTGATGGGAGTTTCTTTCCAAGTCTTCTGAATGAGATGTCAGCTATTGTCGGTTGCTTCAACGAAAAAGCCAAGAAGCTGCTTGAATTGCACTTGGCGTCAGGCTTCAAGAAATACACCATGTGGTTCACCAACAAGGGTGACAGGGGCCATGGAACATTGATACAGCAAGGCAAAGACTTGGTTACATATGCAATTATAAATGCCGTGGCCATGAGGAAGATTTTAAAGAAGTATGACAAG ATACATTACTCAAAGCAAGGGCAAGAATTCAAAGCTCAAGCCCAGAGCCTGCACATTGAGATACTTCAATCCCCATGGCTCTGTGAGCTGATGGCATTCTACATGAACTTGAGAAGGAGCAAGAAGAACAAGGCTGCAATGGAGCTCTTTGGCGATTGTTCCCTCATATTTGATGATGACAGGCCAACGCTCTCATGCACCCTCTTTGATTCTATGCGTGTTGACATTAGCTTGACATGTTCTATTTGCTTG GACACGGTGTTTGATCCCGTCTCTCTTTCATGTGGCCAcatattttgctacttgtgCTGCTGTTCTGCTGCATCTGTGACGGTTGTTGATGGGCTAAAGTCTGCAGATCACAAATCAAAATGTCCCCTATGCCGACAG GAAGGGGTCTTTCGTGATGCTGTGCACCTGGATGAGCTCAACATGATGCTGAGTCATAG TTGTCCAGAGTACTGGGAGGAAAGAATGCAATCGGAGCGAGTTGAACGTGTTCGCCTGGCTAAGGAGCACTGGGAGTCACAGTGCAGAGCATTCTTGGGTATCTAA